The proteins below are encoded in one region of Ferruginibacter lapsinanis:
- a CDS encoding TPM domain-containing protein — MGLFPLFKKKDFFSAQDKEQIVEAIRLSEKQTSGEIRVYVESKNPFMDPIDRAAEIFFELKMQETEHRNAVLLYIAMGHKQLALFADEGIYQKVGAEYWDNAVKNMIAAFTKENISNGIEQCIKQIGETLKEKFPYEASADKNELPDDIVFGK, encoded by the coding sequence TTGGGACTATTTCCATTATTTAAGAAAAAAGATTTTTTTTCTGCTCAGGACAAAGAGCAGATAGTGGAAGCTATACGCTTATCTGAGAAGCAAACAAGCGGTGAAATAAGGGTATATGTTGAAAGCAAAAATCCTTTTATGGATCCGATAGATAGAGCAGCGGAGATCTTTTTTGAATTAAAAATGCAGGAAACAGAGCATCGCAATGCGGTGCTCTTATATATTGCCATGGGGCATAAACAATTGGCGTTATTTGCCGATGAAGGGATTTATCAAAAAGTTGGAGCAGAATATTGGGATAATGCCGTAAAAAATATGATTGCAGCTTTTACAAAAGAAAATATTAGCAATGGAATTGAACAGTGCATCAAACAAATTGGCGAAACCTTAAAAGAAAAATTTCCCTACGAAGCCTCTGCCGATAAAAATGAATTGCCAGATGATATTGTTTTCGGTAAATAA
- the truA gene encoding tRNA pseudouridine(38-40) synthase TruA produces MARYFIEVSYNGSNYAGFQIQQNANSIQSEVEKALKVFFKEDFQLTGSSRTDAGVHAIQNYFHFDSNMLPVEDLLERIVYNINAILPDDIVVKAIRKVKDDAHCRFDAIERVYRYYVYRTKNPFVADRAYYYPYKLDLISLQQAATALLEYEDFTSFSKKNTQVKTFNCKLTRSFWAEEDNMLIYTVSGNRFLRGMVRGLVGTMLKVGTQKITLDDFKQIILSKDCSKADFSVPPQGLFLEQVLY; encoded by the coding sequence ATGGCAAGATATTTTATAGAGGTATCCTACAATGGATCAAACTATGCCGGTTTTCAGATTCAGCAAAATGCTAATTCAATTCAGAGTGAAGTAGAAAAGGCGCTTAAAGTTTTTTTTAAAGAAGATTTTCAGCTTACAGGATCCTCTCGTACAGATGCAGGAGTGCATGCTATTCAAAATTATTTTCACTTCGACTCCAATATGCTTCCTGTTGAAGACCTGCTTGAACGGATAGTGTATAATATTAATGCTATTCTACCCGACGATATTGTTGTCAAAGCGATCAGGAAGGTTAAAGATGATGCTCATTGTCGTTTTGATGCCATCGAACGGGTTTATAGATACTATGTTTACCGTACAAAGAATCCATTTGTAGCTGATAGGGCTTACTATTATCCTTATAAGTTGGATCTGATAAGTTTACAACAAGCCGCAACAGCACTACTAGAATACGAAGACTTTACTTCCTTTTCAAAAAAAAACACCCAGGTAAAAACATTTAACTGCAAGCTAACCCGGAGTTTTTGGGCTGAAGAAGACAACATGCTTATATATACTGTATCGGGTAATCGTTTTTTACGGGGAATGGTTAGAGGGCTGGTAGGTACAATGCTTAAGGTAGGCACTCAAAAAATCACCTTAGATGATTTTAAGCAGATCATACTTTCAAAGGATTGCTCGAAAGCGGATTTTTCAGTACCGCCGCAAGGCTTGTTTCTTGAGCAGGTTTTGTATTGA
- a CDS encoding SDR family oxidoreductase, translating into MNSLLHKNILITGASKGIGKATALLFASYKVNIGLIARSEAELLAVQSEIIAKGSNCSIYVGNIGDEAFVNSTVQSFIQAFGSVDIMINNAGFGIFKPAEEITVQDWDDVFATNTKGTFLFCKAVIPIMKENKKGHIINLASDVAKRTFANGSLYCASKYAQDAFSMAIRKELRPHAIKVTVVYSGLVDSYFHAEPEGDTSHKNWLKNEDMANAIVYIASQPKHVVIDELMIHPLEQEY; encoded by the coding sequence ATGAATTCATTACTACATAAAAATATTTTAATTACAGGTGCAAGCAAGGGCATTGGCAAAGCCACTGCACTTTTATTTGCCTCTTATAAAGTAAATATTGGATTGATCGCAAGAAGTGAGGCTGAATTACTTGCTGTACAATCTGAGATAATTGCGAAAGGTAGTAACTGCAGTATCTATGTTGGCAATATTGGAGATGAAGCATTTGTAAATAGTACCGTGCAGTCTTTTATACAAGCTTTTGGAAGTGTCGATATAATGATCAACAATGCAGGCTTTGGCATTTTTAAACCTGCTGAAGAGATCACCGTACAAGACTGGGATGATGTATTTGCAACCAATACAAAAGGCACATTTCTTTTTTGCAAAGCAGTTATTCCTATCATGAAAGAGAACAAAAAAGGACATATCATTAATCTTGCCAGTGATGTTGCCAAAAGAACCTTTGCCAATGGTTCATTATACTGTGCTAGTAAATATGCTCAGGATGCTTTCAGCATGGCAATCAGAAAAGAGTTACGCCCTCATGCAATCAAAGTGACTGTTGTATACAGCGGATTAGTAGATTCTTACTTTCATGCAGAACCTGAAGGTGACACCTCTCATAAAAACTGGCTAAAAAATGAAGATATGGCGAATGCAATCGTTTATATTGCATCGCAACCAAAGCATGTGGTGATTGATGAATTAATGATTCATCCATTAGAGCAGGAGTATTAA
- a CDS encoding DUF4476 domain-containing protein: protein MQKLLYSLLLLIFSQIAFSQQNRFIYIQTENKQPFYVKLDKKVFSSASSGYVIIPKLVDGTYNLSIGFPKNQWPAQNIQCTIDKKDVGYLLKNFGEKGWGLFNLQTLDVLMALNSTGNADNVVVKETQTDAFSNMLSDVVNDPSIKQSAVIVKPTKPTVIKEDVVITAPQPPVVNDLQSTTIQPKIKRALYNSNADGTEMIYIDMSGDKEDTIRIFIPAEKTPVVKESTPVQNQEVIVQKEIVKQDDKNVAKEKFLEIQLPNPNATVDTGQTVTVAKLNSQEVVTENKVVVETKPVTLPISVTNGNCKAIATDEDFLKLRKKMAAADSEDDMVVAAKKIFKTKCFSTEQVKNLSFLFLKDDGKYQFFDAVYPYVTDQSAFETLQNQLKEEYYINRFKVMIH, encoded by the coding sequence ATGCAAAAATTACTATACTCGTTATTGCTTTTAATCTTTAGTCAAATAGCCTTCTCTCAGCAAAATCGTTTTATTTATATTCAAACAGAAAACAAACAACCTTTTTATGTTAAGTTAGATAAGAAGGTCTTTAGTTCAGCATCATCTGGCTATGTAATTATTCCTAAATTGGTAGATGGTACATATAATCTTTCTATCGGGTTTCCTAAAAATCAATGGCCAGCTCAAAATATTCAATGTACAATTGATAAAAAAGATGTGGGATATTTATTAAAAAATTTCGGTGAAAAAGGATGGGGTTTATTCAATCTGCAAACCTTGGATGTGTTGATGGCATTGAATTCAACCGGGAATGCAGATAATGTTGTTGTAAAAGAAACTCAGACAGATGCATTCTCAAATATGTTATCAGATGTAGTGAATGATCCTTCTATAAAGCAATCTGCCGTTATTGTAAAGCCAACAAAGCCGACGGTGATTAAGGAGGATGTAGTAATCACAGCTCCGCAACCTCCCGTTGTAAATGACCTGCAATCAACAACTATACAACCTAAGATCAAGCGTGCCTTGTATAATTCTAATGCCGATGGTACAGAAATGATCTATATAGATATGTCAGGAGATAAAGAAGATACGATCAGAATATTTATACCTGCTGAAAAAACTCCGGTTGTTAAAGAGTCAACTCCGGTGCAGAATCAAGAGGTAATAGTACAGAAGGAAATTGTAAAACAAGACGACAAGAATGTAGCTAAAGAAAAATTTCTTGAGATACAGCTCCCGAATCCTAATGCCACGGTTGATACTGGCCAAACTGTAACGGTGGCGAAGCTCAATAGTCAGGAAGTAGTAACAGAGAATAAGGTAGTGGTGGAGACAAAACCGGTTACATTGCCAATCAGTGTAACAAATGGTAATTGTAAAGCGATTGCGACTGACGAAGATTTCCTTAAACTGCGAAAAAAAATGGCAGCAGCAGATTCAGAGGACGATATGGTTGTAGCAGCTAAAAAGATATTCAAAACAAAATGCTTCAGTACAGAACAGGTTAAAAATCTCAGCTTTTTGTTTTTGAAAGATGATGGAAAATATCAGTTCTTCGATGCTGTATATCCTTATGTAACCGACCAGTCGGCTTTTGAAACATTGCAAAACCAGCTCAAAGAAGAATATTATATCAATCGATTCAAGGTAATGATACACTAA
- a CDS encoding LemA family protein, producing the protein MKRSGLIILGVVAVLILWAISVRNGLATASTGINGKWGEVETQFQRKMKLYENVVATIKGSAKNEDTTLIKITQMRAKIPTLDPNNPQTLTDANRQLDQMRSAINISVEAYPTIQTTQAFRDFQTQIEGTENRVAVAIRDWNQAITDYNTKLVRFPANLVAGLFGYTQKANYKADEGAKDAKVDFESK; encoded by the coding sequence ATGAAACGTTCAGGTCTTATAATTTTAGGTGTTGTTGCCGTATTAATATTATGGGCAATTAGTGTACGAAATGGTTTAGCTACAGCTTCTACCGGTATTAATGGTAAATGGGGGGAAGTAGAAACTCAATTTCAACGCAAAATGAAATTGTATGAAAATGTAGTTGCAACAATCAAAGGTTCTGCAAAAAATGAAGATACTACATTGATCAAGATCACCCAGATGAGGGCCAAAATCCCAACACTTGATCCCAATAATCCACAAACATTAACTGATGCCAATCGTCAGTTAGATCAGATGCGCTCTGCTATTAACATCAGCGTAGAAGCATATCCTACTATTCAAACCACACAGGCTTTTCGTGATTTTCAAACGCAAATTGAAGGTACTGAAAACAGAGTGGCTGTTGCTATCAGGGATTGGAACCAGGCTATAACAGATTATAACACCAAATTGGTAAGGTTTCCTGCTAATCTGGTAGCCGGCTTATTTGGATATACACAAAAAGCTAATTACAAAGCTGATGAAGGCGCTAAAGATGCCAAAGTAGATTTCGAATCAAAATAA
- a CDS encoding M1 family metallopeptidase, with the protein MKKFFAIAICIMIVTSAFAQQEEVAADTSWMNIYRASATKINDLVHTKLDVKFDYDKSYLYGKAWITLKPHFYATDSLTLDTKGMDIKEVAIMKGLIKSPLKYRYDSLQLFIQLDRTYKGGENYTVYINYTAKPNDLKVKGSAAITDAKGLYFINPKGEDKNKPIQIWTQGETESNSVWMPTIDKPNQKSTEEIYMTVPSKYVTLSNGLLISQKKNTDGTRTDYWKMDLPHAPYLFFMGVGDFAIIKDNYKGKEVSYYVEKKQAPYARGVFGNTPEMIKLYSEKLGIDYPWAKYAQIVGRDYVSGAMENTTATLHQESAYQNSRQLTDGNSWEETIAHELFHQWFGDLVTAESWSNITVNESFANYSECIWDEYKYGKDFADAHKMEDMQGYLLSGSEGKDLVRFIYPDKEAMFDAVSYNKGGHILHMLRNYVGDDAFFKSLNNYLTTNKFKSGEAGQLRLAFEEVTGQDMNWFWNQWYYGSGHPKLDISYKYDAPTEKAYVFVKQTQEGKAFRLPIAIDVYIGKDKARHKVWIENKADTFVFSYGSKPDLINVDADKVLLCEKTDNKSAEEFIVQYERAPNYLDRKEALDYFEKNEMKELALGLHDKFSGLRRWTINALAKSKIAGNKEILDEVEKIALTEKDKKTKAAAISFLAQTEDKKYESIYSSNVNDSSYSVSGAALDGLSKLQPSKAYELAKKYTNDAKGNLGKIVGEIMMTNGTEADFDFVASNYNDSPPNQDKLGATGVFAKYLLKINDVAKVKRGIDHIITFRKAIPEQYWIYTDPLFKGSLDKISKAKGGEIAEYIKTVFK; encoded by the coding sequence ATGAAGAAATTTTTCGCAATTGCAATCTGCATAATGATTGTAACTAGTGCATTTGCTCAGCAGGAAGAAGTAGCTGCTGACACCTCGTGGATGAATATATACAGAGCCTCTGCTACAAAAATCAACGATCTGGTTCACACTAAATTAGATGTGAAGTTTGATTACGACAAGTCTTACCTATATGGCAAAGCCTGGATAACCTTAAAACCTCATTTTTATGCGACAGATTCATTGACTTTGGACACTAAGGGGATGGATATTAAGGAAGTTGCCATTATGAAAGGCCTGATAAAATCTCCCTTAAAATACAGATATGATAGTCTACAACTCTTTATTCAGCTTGACAGAACCTACAAAGGAGGTGAAAATTATACCGTTTATATAAATTATACGGCCAAACCTAATGACTTAAAAGTAAAGGGAAGTGCTGCCATTACCGATGCTAAAGGGCTTTATTTTATAAACCCAAAAGGGGAAGATAAAAACAAGCCTATTCAAATCTGGACACAAGGTGAAACAGAAAGCAATAGTGTTTGGATGCCTACTATTGATAAACCCAACCAAAAAAGTACGGAAGAAATTTATATGACTGTTCCTTCAAAATATGTTACACTAAGCAACGGCTTACTGATCAGTCAGAAGAAAAATACCGACGGCACAAGAACAGATTACTGGAAAATGGATCTGCCGCATGCCCCTTATTTGTTTTTCATGGGTGTTGGCGATTTTGCAATTATAAAGGACAATTATAAAGGAAAAGAAGTTAGCTATTATGTAGAGAAAAAACAAGCCCCCTATGCAAGAGGTGTATTTGGTAATACTCCGGAAATGATAAAATTATACTCAGAAAAATTAGGTATTGATTATCCCTGGGCCAAATATGCTCAGATCGTAGGCAGAGATTACGTGAGTGGCGCAATGGAAAATACTACAGCAACTTTACACCAGGAAAGCGCTTACCAAAACAGCCGACAATTGACTGATGGTAATAGCTGGGAAGAAACCATTGCTCATGAATTATTTCATCAATGGTTTGGGGACCTGGTTACAGCAGAAAGCTGGAGTAACATTACCGTAAATGAAAGTTTCGCTAATTATAGTGAATGTATCTGGGACGAATATAAATATGGTAAGGACTTTGCTGATGCACATAAAATGGAAGATATGCAAGGATATCTCTTAAGTGGAAGTGAAGGAAAAGATCTTGTTCGTTTTATTTATCCTGATAAGGAAGCCATGTTTGACGCTGTTAGTTATAATAAAGGAGGACATATCTTACATATGCTTAGGAATTATGTTGGTGACGATGCTTTTTTCAAATCTTTAAATAATTATCTAACTACTAATAAATTTAAATCAGGTGAAGCCGGACAATTGCGTCTTGCTTTTGAAGAAGTAACCGGACAAGACATGAACTGGTTCTGGAATCAATGGTACTACGGTAGCGGACACCCGAAATTGGATATATCTTACAAATACGATGCCCCTACCGAAAAAGCATACGTATTTGTAAAGCAAACACAGGAAGGCAAAGCATTCAGGCTTCCTATAGCTATTGATGTGTATATTGGTAAAGATAAAGCCAGGCACAAGGTTTGGATTGAAAACAAAGCTGACACTTTTGTCTTTAGCTATGGCAGCAAACCAGATCTGATCAATGTTGATGCTGATAAAGTTTTGCTTTGCGAAAAAACGGACAACAAATCAGCCGAAGAGTTCATTGTTCAGTATGAGAGAGCTCCTAACTATTTAGATAGAAAAGAAGCACTGGATTATTTTGAAAAAAACGAAATGAAAGAATTGGCACTGGGATTACATGACAAGTTCAGTGGTTTAAGAAGATGGACAATCAATGCATTGGCAAAATCTAAAATAGCCGGCAACAAAGAAATTCTAGATGAGGTAGAAAAAATCGCATTAACTGAGAAAGACAAAAAAACTAAAGCTGCGGCAATCAGTTTCTTAGCTCAAACTGAAGACAAAAAATATGAATCTATTTACAGCAGTAATGTAAATGACTCTTCTTATTCCGTATCTGGTGCTGCATTAGATGGATTAAGTAAATTACAACCGAGTAAAGCTTATGAATTGGCAAAAAAATACACGAATGATGCCAAAGGGAATCTTGGAAAGATTGTTGGGGAAATCATGATGACAAATGGCACTGAAGCTGACTTTGATTTTGTAGCCAGTAACTATAATGACTCTCCTCCTAATCAGGATAAGTTAGGTGCAACCGGTGTATTTGCAAAATATTTGTTGAAAATTAATGATGTTGCAAAAGTTAAAAGAGGAATAGACCATATTATTACCTTTAGAAAAGCAATACCAGAACAATACTGGATCTATACTGACCCATTATTTAAAGGAAGCCTGGATAAAATAAGTAAAGCTAAAGGCGGTGAAATTGCAGAATATATCAAGACCGTTTTTAAATAG
- a CDS encoding TPM domain-containing protein, producing the protein MKKLLSIFFLFVSVTIFAQTKFDAKALLQPRTGKQQLVNDFAGILTADQQQALENKLVAFDDSTSTQIAVVIVPNLDGYDVADYNVQLGRAWGVGGKEFNNGVVLLISKEDRKLNIATGYGVEGALPDVTCKHIIDEVIVPNFKGNDFYGGINQGTDAIIRAVKGEYAAPEGYHRSKGISPFKIILIIIIILVLLSSVGGGSGGSFMSRRGYRGFNGPVFFPGGWGGGGSSSGGSSGGFGGFGGGSFGGGGASGNW; encoded by the coding sequence ATGAAAAAACTTCTATCCATATTTTTTTTGTTCGTGTCCGTAACAATTTTTGCGCAAACAAAATTTGATGCAAAAGCTTTACTGCAGCCACGTACAGGCAAACAACAGTTGGTAAATGATTTTGCCGGGATACTTACTGCCGATCAGCAGCAGGCACTTGAAAATAAATTGGTTGCTTTTGATGATAGCACTTCTACACAAATTGCTGTAGTAATTGTTCCGAATCTGGATGGATATGATGTAGCTGATTATAATGTACAATTAGGAAGAGCCTGGGGTGTTGGCGGTAAAGAATTCAATAATGGAGTTGTTTTATTGATTTCCAAAGAAGACAGAAAACTGAATATAGCTACCGGTTATGGGGTAGAAGGGGCTTTACCGGATGTTACCTGTAAACATATTATTGATGAGGTCATCGTTCCAAATTTCAAAGGCAATGATTTTTATGGAGGTATCAATCAAGGGACTGATGCTATCATACGTGCCGTAAAGGGCGAATATGCTGCACCGGAAGGTTATCACAGATCTAAAGGAATCTCTCCATTCAAAATTATACTTATTATTATCATCATCTTGGTGTTGTTATCTTCTGTAGGAGGAGGTAGCGGAGGCTCCTTTATGAGCAGAAGAGGGTACAGAGGCTTTAATGGTCCTGTATTTTTTCCCGGCGGCTGGGGTGGTGGTGGAAGTAGTAGTGGCGGTAGTTCCGGCGGTTTTGGTGGTTTCGGCGGCGGTAGTTTTGGTGGTGGCGGTGCAAGCGGAAACTGGTAA